One window from the genome of Mumia sp. ZJ1417 encodes:
- a CDS encoding ABC transporter substrate-binding protein, with protein sequence MSPRPLHLAAAAALLSLPLAACGGAASSDEAAAASPGFPVTVTSCGTEVTFDAPPERVVLLKGSAVSYLHELGVLDRVVARAGAYPEAYYDRETQDELDAIPLLTDELDSSGHVQISKETVLAQKPDLVLGETDTLGHETLDALGIAQLEEPGLCPEGLADPGFDDIASRMTTYAQVFGVPDLGEKAAAAVTDRVDAITSDIAAASDGKARTAAVLYPTVGGGATYAYGTRSMAQPQLEAAGLTNVFGNVDERLFEVSVEELVGRNPDVLILLHSDGDAAAVKEAVTSLNGADKITAVARDEILVQLFNFTEPPSPLSIDGLESIVERFGQ encoded by the coding sequence ATGAGCCCCCGGCCCCTCCACCTCGCCGCGGCCGCCGCGCTGCTGTCCCTGCCCCTCGCCGCCTGCGGTGGTGCCGCCTCCAGCGACGAGGCCGCCGCAGCGTCGCCCGGATTTCCCGTCACCGTCACCAGTTGCGGGACAGAGGTCACCTTCGACGCGCCGCCCGAGCGGGTCGTCCTGCTCAAGGGCTCAGCCGTGTCGTACCTCCACGAGCTCGGTGTGCTCGACCGCGTCGTCGCGCGCGCCGGCGCCTACCCCGAGGCGTACTACGACCGGGAGACCCAGGACGAGCTCGACGCCATCCCGCTGCTCACCGACGAGCTCGACTCCTCGGGTCACGTGCAGATCTCCAAGGAGACGGTCCTCGCGCAGAAGCCCGACCTGGTGCTCGGCGAGACCGACACGCTGGGCCACGAGACGCTCGACGCGCTGGGCATCGCACAGCTGGAGGAGCCGGGCCTGTGCCCCGAAGGACTCGCGGACCCGGGCTTCGACGACATCGCCTCGCGCATGACGACGTACGCGCAGGTCTTCGGCGTCCCCGACCTCGGCGAGAAGGCTGCGGCCGCGGTGACCGACCGCGTCGACGCGATCACCTCCGACATCGCTGCGGCCTCCGACGGCAAGGCGCGTACGGCGGCGGTGCTCTACCCGACCGTCGGCGGCGGCGCGACCTACGCGTACGGCACGCGCTCGATGGCTCAGCCCCAGCTCGAGGCCGCCGGGCTGACGAACGTCTTCGGCAACGTCGACGAGCGCCTGTTCGAGGTGTCCGTCGAGGAGCTCGTCGGACGCAATCCCGACGTGCTGATCCTGCTCCACTCCGACGGTGACGCCGCAGCGGTGAAGGAGGCCGTCACGTCGCTCAACGGTGCCGACAAGATCACGGCGGTCGCACGCGACGAGATCCTGGTGCAGCTCTTCAACTTCACCGAGCCGCCCAGCCCTCTCTCGATCGATGGCCTGGAGTCGATCGTGGAGCGCTTCGGCCAATGA
- a CDS encoding iron ABC transporter permease, with the protein MTLTIPAVTAAPTPTAPDPLGRRRRQRRNTAILGTLAGLLVLSAVVGVAIGPVTVAPGDVVRILTGHLFGWSGDSVDAAADAIVWEVRLPRVLLGIGVGAGLAVCGAALQAMVRNMLADPYLLGINSGASSGAAVTILFGITLGLGEHALAGSAFLGALAASVLVFVVARAAGRITSVRLLLTGVAVGYALSAVTSFLVFASGSAEGARSVMFWLLGSLALAQWGGPLAALVVVVLLTVVVLSLWSGRLDALAVGDETALALGIAPTRFRTQLLVVVALCVGVIVAASGGIGFVGLVVPHLARRLVGAAHAWAIPASALLGAIFLLWADLLARMLLQPRELPVGIIAALVGAPFLLFLIRRLHPSS; encoded by the coding sequence ATGACTCTGACGATTCCCGCCGTCACGGCGGCGCCCACCCCCACCGCGCCCGATCCCCTGGGTCGGCGGCGCCGTCAACGCCGCAACACCGCGATCCTCGGTACTCTCGCGGGCCTCCTCGTCCTGAGCGCCGTGGTCGGCGTGGCGATCGGGCCGGTGACGGTCGCGCCGGGGGACGTCGTCCGGATCCTCACCGGACACCTGTTCGGCTGGTCCGGCGACAGCGTGGACGCGGCCGCCGACGCGATCGTGTGGGAGGTACGGCTCCCCCGCGTGCTGCTCGGCATCGGCGTCGGCGCCGGGCTCGCCGTGTGCGGTGCCGCCCTGCAGGCGATGGTCCGCAACATGCTCGCCGACCCGTACCTGCTGGGCATCAACTCCGGCGCCTCCAGCGGCGCGGCGGTCACGATCCTGTTCGGCATCACGCTGGGCCTCGGCGAGCACGCGCTTGCCGGCAGCGCCTTCCTCGGTGCACTCGCGGCGTCGGTGCTGGTCTTCGTCGTCGCCCGCGCCGCCGGACGGATCACGTCCGTACGCCTGCTCCTGACCGGCGTCGCCGTCGGCTACGCCCTGTCGGCCGTGACGAGCTTCCTCGTCTTTGCCTCAGGCTCCGCCGAGGGCGCCCGTTCGGTGATGTTCTGGCTGCTCGGCTCCCTGGCGCTGGCCCAGTGGGGCGGACCGTTGGCCGCCCTGGTCGTCGTCGTGCTCCTGACGGTGGTCGTCCTGTCCTTGTGGTCAGGCCGCCTCGACGCGCTCGCGGTCGGCGACGAGACGGCGCTCGCGCTCGGCATCGCCCCCACCCGCTTCCGTACGCAGCTGCTCGTCGTCGTCGCGCTGTGCGTCGGCGTGATCGTCGCGGCGTCCGGGGGCATCGGGTTCGTCGGACTGGTCGTCCCGCACCTCGCCCGCCGTCTCGTCGGCGCCGCGCACGCGTGGGCGATCCCCGCGTCAGCTCTGCTCGGCGCGATCTTCCTGCTGTGGGCGGACCTGCTGGCCAGGATGCTCCTGCAGCCGCGCGAGCTGCCGGTCGGGATCATCGCCGCCCTCGTCGGCGCCCCGTTCCTCCTCTTCCTCATCCGGCGCCTCCACCCGTCGTCCTGA
- a CDS encoding flavodoxin family protein: MKVGVVLGTGHGEKGTTGAVVDDLLTRMRQRTDVELDLVRTDELTLGPSCPACLACMTAGEQACPNSDNAAPARAVMDAADLVIFATPVHSFTLSATMKRFVDHFAYLIHRPRYFGTPAVLVSTAAGAGHDAALGYLKTAIRRWGFHTVAELGVNGPGLEKAPYRAKVDRALDEIASTAVQAVRDGGEPTPTTSDLIGFRVARLLVESGRDDGPVDAAYWDERGWFDADWFTDAKVPRVANTVAGFVEGRIRKGIANGSAKPYRG; the protein is encoded by the coding sequence ATGAAGGTAGGCGTGGTGCTGGGCACGGGGCACGGCGAGAAGGGCACGACAGGGGCGGTCGTCGACGATCTGCTCACGCGGATGCGCCAGCGCACCGACGTGGAACTCGACCTCGTCCGTACCGACGAGCTCACGCTGGGGCCGAGCTGCCCCGCGTGCCTGGCCTGCATGACCGCCGGCGAGCAAGCGTGCCCCAACAGCGACAACGCGGCACCCGCCCGCGCGGTGATGGACGCCGCCGACCTCGTGATCTTCGCGACCCCTGTCCACAGCTTCACACTGTCGGCGACGATGAAGCGGTTCGTGGACCACTTCGCCTACCTGATCCACCGCCCGCGCTACTTCGGGACGCCGGCCGTGCTGGTCTCGACCGCCGCAGGCGCCGGGCACGACGCCGCGCTCGGCTATCTCAAGACAGCGATCCGGCGATGGGGCTTCCACACGGTCGCCGAGCTCGGCGTCAACGGGCCCGGCCTCGAGAAGGCCCCGTACCGCGCCAAGGTCGACCGTGCGCTCGACGAGATCGCGAGCACCGCCGTGCAGGCCGTCCGCGACGGAGGCGAGCCCACTCCGACGACCTCCGACCTGATCGGCTTCCGCGTCGCCCGCCTGCTCGTCGAGTCCGGCCGCGACGACGGTCCGGTCGACGCCGCGTACTGGGACGAGCGCGGCTGGTTCGACGCCGACTGGTTCACCGACGCCAAGGTGCCGCGCGTCGCCAACACCGTCGCGGGGTTCGTGGAAGGCCGCATCCGCAAGGGCATCGCCAACGGGTCGGCCAAGCCGTACCGGGGCTGA
- a CDS encoding cation-transporting P-type ATPase: MSWEQDFTDIGCIPPAAPEKQTPPYVLSADKVVDAAGSDATTGLSVVEAELRLASYGPNEIAAEKPSSS; encoded by the coding sequence ATGTCGTGGGAACAGGATTTCACCGACATCGGATGCATCCCGCCCGCAGCGCCCGAGAAACAGACGCCTCCGTACGTCCTCAGCGCCGACAAGGTCGTCGACGCCGCGGGGTCGGACGCCACGACCGGGTTGTCCGTGGTGGAGGCGGAGCTGAGGCTCGCCTCGTACGGACCGAACGAGATCGCCGCCGAGAAGCCGTCGTCGTCGTGA
- the leuC gene encoding 3-isopropylmalate dehydratase large subunit, translating into MAKTLSEKLWDEHVVRTGDGEPDLLYVDLHLLHEVTSPQAFEGLRLAGRPVRRPDLTLATEDHNVPTHDLDKPIADLLSRTQVETLRRNCADFGVRLHPMGDIEQGIVHVVGPQLGLTQPGMTVVCGDSHTSTHGAFGALAFGIGTSEVEHVLATQTIPQARPRTMAVTVTGALPPGVTAKDLALSLIARTGTGGGQGYVVEYRGPVVEALSMEARMTLCNMSVEWGAKAGMIAPDETTFAYLHGRPEAPTGAPWDTALAYWRSLATDRDATFDREITVDATALTPFVTWGTNPAHGVPLGSVVPSPSDFEDADARASASRALDYMGLTAGTPLRDIAIDTVFVGSCTNGRLEDLRAAAAVLDGRRVAEGTRLLVVPGSARIRLEAEAEGLDRVFIDAGGEWRGAGCSMCQGLNADRLSPGERSASTSNRNFEGRQGKGGRTHLVSPLVAAATAVVGRLAAPADLPPA; encoded by the coding sequence GTGGCGAAGACGCTGAGCGAGAAGCTCTGGGACGAGCACGTCGTCCGAACCGGAGACGGCGAGCCGGATCTGCTCTACGTCGACCTCCACCTCCTCCACGAGGTGACGTCGCCGCAGGCGTTCGAGGGGCTTCGTCTCGCCGGGCGCCCCGTACGACGTCCCGACCTCACCCTGGCCACCGAGGACCACAACGTCCCGACCCACGACCTCGACAAGCCGATCGCCGACCTCCTGTCGCGGACGCAGGTCGAGACGCTGCGCCGCAACTGCGCCGACTTCGGCGTGCGGCTGCACCCGATGGGTGACATCGAGCAGGGCATCGTGCACGTGGTCGGGCCACAGCTCGGCCTCACTCAACCGGGCATGACGGTCGTCTGCGGCGACTCCCACACGTCGACGCACGGCGCGTTCGGAGCCCTGGCTTTCGGTATCGGCACCAGCGAGGTCGAGCACGTACTCGCTACGCAGACGATCCCGCAGGCTCGCCCTCGCACGATGGCCGTGACCGTGACCGGCGCGCTGCCACCCGGCGTCACCGCCAAGGATCTCGCGCTGAGCCTGATCGCTCGTACGGGCACCGGCGGCGGGCAGGGCTACGTCGTCGAGTACCGCGGACCCGTCGTCGAGGCGCTCTCGATGGAAGCCCGCATGACGCTGTGCAACATGTCCGTCGAATGGGGCGCGAAGGCCGGGATGATCGCGCCTGACGAGACCACGTTCGCCTATCTGCACGGGCGACCGGAGGCGCCGACCGGAGCACCGTGGGACACCGCCCTCGCGTACTGGCGGAGCCTGGCGACCGACCGCGACGCCACCTTCGATCGTGAGATCACCGTCGACGCCACCGCGCTGACCCCCTTCGTCACCTGGGGCACCAACCCCGCCCACGGCGTACCCCTCGGATCGGTGGTGCCGTCGCCGAGCGACTTCGAGGACGCCGATGCGCGCGCGTCGGCGTCTCGTGCGCTCGACTACATGGGTCTGACCGCGGGCACTCCCCTACGCGACATCGCCATCGACACCGTCTTCGTCGGCTCGTGCACCAACGGACGCCTCGAGGACCTGCGCGCCGCGGCCGCCGTGCTCGACGGCCGCCGCGTCGCCGAAGGCACCCGACTGCTCGTCGTCCCCGGCTCCGCCCGCATCCGGCTCGAGGCCGAGGCCGAGGGGCTCGACCGCGTGTTCATCGACGCCGGCGGCGAGTGGCGTGGCGCGGGCTGCTCGATGTGCCAGGGCCTCAACGCCGACCGTCTGAGTCCGGGCGAGCGCAGTGCCTCGACGTCGAACCGCAACTTCGAGGGACGCCAGGGCAAGGGCGGCCGCACCCATCTGGTCTCGCCACTGGTGGCCGCCGCGACGGCGGTCGTCGGTCGGCTCGCCGCACCCGCGGATCTCCCGCCCGCCTGA
- a CDS encoding alpha/beta fold hydrolase, which translates to MSEDSWFGWRGRQIAWSRRGQGPALVLCHGTPWSSALWRPYAEALAEDFTVYVWDMPGYGRSSKNPDHDVDLGVQGEAFVALLAHWGVERPHMVAHDYGGAVALRAHLLHGVPYASLCLVDVVALRPWGSAFFRLVKEHADVFTQLPPQIHRGAVEAYVETASYRGLSGEALAMLVDPWLGDEGQAAFYRQIAQADERYTADFEGLLGTVTTPTHVVWGTDDTWIPVDRAHRLHAAIPGSTLTTVPGAGHLIPLDAPVVLATALQRWLSARRES; encoded by the coding sequence ATGAGCGAAGACAGCTGGTTCGGGTGGCGAGGGCGGCAGATCGCGTGGAGCAGGCGCGGGCAGGGACCGGCACTCGTGCTCTGCCACGGGACACCGTGGTCGTCGGCCCTGTGGCGGCCCTACGCCGAGGCTCTGGCCGAGGACTTCACCGTCTACGTGTGGGACATGCCCGGATACGGGAGGTCGTCCAAGAACCCCGACCACGATGTCGACCTGGGTGTGCAGGGCGAGGCCTTCGTCGCGCTCCTCGCCCACTGGGGTGTCGAGCGGCCTCACATGGTCGCGCACGACTACGGCGGTGCGGTGGCCCTGAGGGCGCACCTCCTGCACGGCGTGCCGTACGCGTCGCTGTGCCTTGTCGACGTCGTCGCGCTGCGCCCGTGGGGGTCGGCGTTCTTCCGGCTCGTCAAGGAGCACGCCGACGTCTTCACGCAGCTGCCACCGCAGATCCACCGTGGGGCCGTCGAAGCGTACGTCGAGACCGCCAGCTACCGGGGGCTTTCCGGGGAGGCGCTCGCGATGCTCGTCGACCCGTGGCTCGGCGACGAGGGGCAGGCGGCGTTCTACCGTCAGATCGCGCAGGCCGACGAGCGGTACACCGCGGACTTCGAGGGCCTGCTGGGGACGGTGACCACGCCGACGCACGTGGTGTGGGGCACGGACGACACCTGGATCCCCGTCGACCGCGCGCACCGGCTCCACGCGGCCATCCCTGGGAGCACGCTGACGACCGTGCCGGGCGCGGGTCATCTGATCCCGCTCGACGCCCCGGTCGTCCTCGCCACCGCGCTGCAGCGCTGGCTGAGCGCCCGCCGGGAATCATAG
- a CDS encoding YafY family protein has product MLSTSARLLRLLSLLQSQRDWTGPALAERLGVSTRTVRSDVGRLRSLGYSVEAAPGVAGGYHLGPGAALPPLLLDEEEALAVAIGLRTAASGVVGFEGTALRALVKLEQTLPAPLRHRLEDLVAATVALPAESSDVPVDRLTAIADAVRCREGVRFSYEADNDASTLRTAEPHRLVHTRGRWYLAAWDVDHAAWRTFRVDRMRLRTPNGPRFVPRDEPEGDLIGFVERAVGTATWQVRARAHVRAPAARIIARVPPAVVVEEVDATTCIAHVGSDSSDQLALWLGLLDADFTVDGPADLAPALRRVAARYARAADAAGTVEA; this is encoded by the coding sequence GTGCTCTCGACGTCTGCACGCCTCCTTCGTCTCCTGTCGCTGCTGCAGTCGCAGCGTGACTGGACGGGGCCTGCGCTGGCCGAGCGGCTCGGCGTGAGCACTCGCACGGTCAGGAGCGACGTCGGCCGGCTGCGCAGCCTCGGCTATTCGGTGGAGGCGGCGCCGGGTGTCGCGGGCGGCTACCACCTCGGGCCGGGTGCGGCGCTCCCTCCGCTGCTCCTCGACGAGGAAGAGGCACTGGCGGTCGCGATCGGGTTGCGTACGGCCGCCAGCGGCGTCGTGGGGTTCGAGGGGACGGCGCTGCGCGCGCTGGTCAAGCTCGAGCAGACCCTGCCCGCACCGCTGCGCCACCGGCTCGAGGACCTCGTGGCCGCAACGGTCGCCCTGCCGGCGGAGTCCTCGGACGTGCCGGTCGACCGCCTCACCGCCATCGCCGACGCCGTCCGCTGCCGTGAGGGCGTGCGGTTCTCGTACGAGGCGGACAACGACGCCTCGACCCTCCGTACGGCCGAGCCGCACAGGCTGGTCCACACCCGTGGCCGCTGGTATCTCGCGGCATGGGACGTCGACCACGCGGCCTGGCGAACGTTCCGCGTGGACCGCATGCGCCTGCGGACACCGAACGGTCCGCGCTTCGTCCCCCGCGACGAGCCCGAGGGCGACCTCATCGGGTTCGTCGAGCGCGCGGTCGGCACGGCGACCTGGCAGGTCCGGGCCCGCGCGCACGTCCGCGCCCCGGCCGCGCGCATCATCGCGCGCGTGCCACCCGCGGTGGTCGTCGAGGAGGTCGACGCGACGACGTGCATCGCCCACGTGGGCTCCGACTCCTCGGACCAGCTCGCGCTGTGGCTCGGACTCCTCGACGCCGACTTCACCGTCGACGGGCCCGCCGACCTCGCACCCGCGCTGCGCCGAGTCGCCGCCCGGTACGCCCGCGCCGCCGACGCGGCTGGCACCGTGGAGGCATGA
- a CDS encoding epoxide hydrolase family protein: MDENAAIRPYRIDIPQSDVDDLHDRLRRTRWPEFSAGSDWSRGVPPDYLRGLADYWLNDFDWRDQEARLNEIPQYVTTIDGQDVHFFHVRSPEPGAMPLVVTHGWPSSSVEFVRVLAPLADPKASGGDSADAFDVVVPTLPGYGLSTPLHVGWGNLFQVAQAWSELTRRLGYARYGLQATDAGAGVAGMLAMIAPDQVVGMHLTGTAAGTPFGPSLDPDDFEGEDRDRIVRFNEYREEGLGYFHLQATRPQTIAYALTDSPVGQLAWIVEKFHEWTDPAAELPDEAVDCDQLLTNVSLNWFRQAGATSAHAGYEGIAAWRQMMAAQGDGSGHGSEGWEAPAGPPTGYAVFAADTTVRALADPGGQMAHWSNFERGGHFPAMEVPELWVSDVREFFRPLR; this comes from the coding sequence ATGGACGAGAACGCAGCAATCCGGCCGTACCGGATCGACATCCCCCAGAGCGACGTCGACGACCTGCACGACAGGCTCCGTCGGACGCGATGGCCCGAGTTCTCGGCGGGCTCGGACTGGAGTCGGGGCGTACCTCCCGACTACCTCAGAGGGCTGGCGGACTACTGGCTGAACGACTTCGACTGGCGAGACCAGGAGGCCCGCCTGAACGAGATCCCGCAGTACGTGACGACCATCGACGGGCAGGACGTCCACTTCTTCCACGTACGTTCGCCCGAGCCCGGGGCGATGCCGCTGGTCGTGACGCACGGCTGGCCGAGCTCGTCCGTCGAGTTCGTGCGAGTCCTCGCGCCGCTCGCAGACCCGAAGGCGTCGGGTGGAGACTCTGCCGACGCCTTCGACGTCGTTGTGCCGACGCTGCCGGGGTACGGTCTGTCCACGCCGCTGCACGTGGGGTGGGGCAACCTCTTCCAGGTCGCGCAGGCGTGGTCCGAGCTCACGCGCAGGCTCGGCTACGCACGGTACGGGCTCCAGGCGACCGACGCCGGAGCAGGTGTCGCGGGGATGCTCGCCATGATCGCTCCCGACCAGGTCGTCGGCATGCACCTGACCGGTACGGCTGCGGGGACGCCGTTCGGCCCGTCGCTCGACCCGGACGACTTCGAAGGGGAGGACCGCGACCGCATCGTGCGGTTCAACGAGTACCGCGAGGAGGGACTCGGCTATTTCCACCTCCAGGCGACGCGGCCGCAGACGATCGCGTACGCGCTGACCGACTCGCCGGTCGGGCAGCTGGCCTGGATCGTCGAGAAGTTCCACGAGTGGACCGATCCCGCGGCCGAGCTCCCCGACGAGGCGGTGGACTGCGACCAGCTCCTCACGAACGTCTCGCTGAACTGGTTCCGGCAGGCCGGTGCCACCTCGGCGCACGCCGGCTACGAGGGCATCGCGGCGTGGCGGCAGATGATGGCGGCGCAGGGCGACGGATCGGGGCACGGGTCCGAGGGATGGGAGGCGCCTGCGGGGCCGCCGACCGGCTACGCCGTGTTCGCCGCGGACACCACCGTACGTGCGCTGGCCGACCCGGGCGGGCAGATGGCGCACTGGTCGAACTTCGAGCGCGGCGGCCACTTCCCGGCGATGGAGGTGCCCGAGCTGTGGGTGTCCGACGTGCGCGAGTTCTTCAGGCCCTTGCGCTGA
- a CDS encoding class I SAM-dependent methyltransferase: protein MFDVAAQSYQRFMGRFSEPLADRFVLLGDVQAGQRVLDVGCGIGALTARLAAVVGEDAVAAVDPSAPFVKAVHARLPQVDLHRASAEDLPFPDGRFDAVLAQLVVHFMADPVAGLREMRRVAAPGAQVAACVWDHEGGTGPLSTFWSTVHDLDPDAPDESGLAGSREGHLSELFAEAGFADPEPSALTVTVPFATFDEWWEPFTLGVGPAGAYVADLAPDGVAELRERCRAVLPTPPFDVPATAWAVRARS, encoded by the coding sequence ATGTTCGACGTCGCCGCGCAGTCGTACCAGCGCTTCATGGGGCGGTTCTCCGAGCCGCTCGCGGACCGGTTCGTCCTCCTGGGCGACGTCCAGGCAGGACAGCGCGTGCTCGACGTCGGATGCGGCATCGGAGCGCTCACCGCACGACTCGCCGCGGTCGTCGGCGAGGACGCGGTCGCCGCGGTCGACCCGTCGGCACCGTTCGTCAAGGCCGTCCACGCACGCCTTCCGCAGGTCGACCTCCACCGGGCCTCGGCAGAGGACCTGCCCTTCCCCGACGGTCGCTTCGACGCGGTCCTGGCCCAGCTCGTCGTCCACTTCATGGCCGACCCGGTCGCCGGACTGCGCGAGATGCGGCGGGTCGCTGCTCCGGGCGCCCAGGTGGCCGCGTGCGTGTGGGACCACGAGGGCGGCACCGGCCCGCTCTCGACGTTCTGGAGCACCGTCCACGACCTCGATCCCGACGCGCCGGACGAGTCTGGGCTGGCGGGCAGCCGCGAGGGTCACCTGTCGGAGCTCTTCGCCGAAGCCGGGTTCGCCGACCCCGAGCCGTCGGCGCTGACCGTCACGGTGCCGTTCGCGACCTTCGACGAGTGGTGGGAGCCGTTCACGCTCGGCGTCGGCCCCGCAGGCGCGTACGTCGCCGATCTCGCGCCCGACGGCGTTGCCGAGCTCCGCGAACGCTGCCGCGCCGTCCTCCCCACGCCTCCGTTCGACGTGCCCGCGACCGCGTGGGCCGTACGGGCGCGGTCCTGA
- a CDS encoding VOC family protein, whose amino-acid sequence MLRGLATVSFFATDLPAARDWYAEVLGVAPYYAFPNAEAPGYVEFRLGDHQHELGLIDARYAPPGQTEQPGGAIVYWHVDDLQGTLDRLLAHGATEHLPVTAQGDGEGFVTASVIDPFGNILGIMTNPHYLEMLNKMTATGSRA is encoded by the coding sequence ATGCTTCGCGGACTCGCCACCGTCAGCTTCTTCGCCACCGACCTCCCTGCCGCACGCGACTGGTACGCCGAGGTGCTCGGCGTCGCGCCGTACTACGCCTTCCCGAACGCCGAGGCACCCGGCTACGTCGAGTTCCGGCTCGGCGACCATCAGCACGAGCTCGGCCTCATCGACGCCCGGTACGCCCCGCCCGGGCAGACCGAGCAGCCCGGTGGCGCCATCGTGTACTGGCACGTCGACGACCTGCAGGGCACGCTCGACCGTCTCCTCGCCCACGGCGCGACCGAACACCTCCCGGTCACCGCGCAGGGCGACGGCGAGGGATTCGTCACCGCCTCGGTCATCGACCCGTTCGGCAACATCCTCGGGATCATGACCAACCCGCACTACCTCGAGATGCTCAACAAGATGACGGCGACGGGGTCACGCGCCTAG
- a CDS encoding YafY family protein — MRADRLVATVLLMQSRGRVTAAEVATELEVSVATARRDLEALAAAGVPVYPQPGRGGGWSLVGGARTDLTGLTAPEARALFLLAGPAASGAPELRSALRKLVRALPQTFRADAEAAAEAVHVDATPWGGTDRQRPPLVDRLQDAVVRRRRVRLSYEGRAGATERLVDPWGLVDKDDRWYLIAGTERGRRTFRVDRVASAEVTDEPSARPDGLALEEAWDEVVATMEARRSPVAAVVLTEARFVPILRDHFGQHCEPGEPRPDGLVRVRVAAHTAVSVAEQLSGWGARVEVVEGDAVRAELARIGAELVAQYADA, encoded by the coding sequence ATGCGTGCGGACCGTCTCGTCGCCACCGTCCTTCTCATGCAGTCGCGTGGTCGGGTCACGGCCGCGGAGGTCGCCACGGAGCTCGAGGTGTCGGTGGCGACTGCTCGGCGCGATCTCGAGGCGCTGGCCGCCGCAGGCGTCCCTGTGTATCCGCAGCCCGGACGTGGCGGCGGATGGTCGCTCGTCGGCGGAGCCCGTACGGACCTCACGGGGCTGACCGCCCCGGAGGCACGCGCGTTGTTCCTCCTCGCCGGCCCGGCCGCGTCGGGTGCGCCCGAGCTGCGGTCGGCGCTGCGCAAGCTGGTCCGGGCGCTTCCGCAGACGTTCAGGGCGGACGCCGAAGCCGCCGCGGAGGCGGTCCACGTCGACGCGACCCCGTGGGGAGGCACCGACCGGCAGCGCCCGCCGCTGGTGGACCGCCTGCAGGACGCGGTCGTACGGCGCCGCCGGGTCCGCCTCTCGTACGAGGGCAGGGCCGGCGCGACTGAGCGGCTCGTCGACCCGTGGGGGCTCGTCGACAAGGACGACCGCTGGTACCTGATCGCCGGGACGGAGCGGGGGAGGAGGACGTTCCGCGTCGACCGCGTCGCGTCCGCCGAGGTCACCGACGAACCCTCGGCGCGCCCCGACGGCCTGGCACTGGAGGAGGCGTGGGACGAGGTGGTCGCGACGATGGAGGCGCGACGCTCGCCCGTCGCCGCGGTCGTGCTCACCGAGGCGCGCTTCGTGCCGATCCTGCGCGACCACTTCGGTCAGCACTGCGAGCCGGGAGAGCCGCGACCCGACGGGCTCGTCCGGGTGCGCGTGGCCGCCCATACGGCGGTCTCGGTGGCCGAGCAGCTTTCAGGGTGGGGCGCGCGGGTCGAGGTCGTCGAGGGCGACGCCGTACGTGCTGAGCTCGCGCGGATCGGCGCGGAGCTGGTCGCGCAGTACGCGGACGCCTGA
- a CDS encoding DNA polymerase beta superfamily protein, with translation MSSATVVAGDRTLPPAYAHPHASEEARRIAEDGLILRTQVGSGVHGTAISGQDDRDEMGICLEPQSFVTGLARVPSGLDARARLRFEQYERHTVWDQPGGLANRSDAGDLDVIVYAARKWCRLAVSGNPTVLLVLFVPDEEVVFRDEAGAELVANAHRFVSRLAAGRILGYLRAQRAAMTGGVGTHTNRPELAARHGYYTKVAMHALRLGLQGVELMTEGRLTLPVPDEDGAYLRAVRRGEVAQADVLDRIDRAEARLVALSTRTTVPAEPDRRWVDEWLHRSHVAYWDRTR, from the coding sequence GTGAGCAGCGCAACCGTGGTCGCCGGTGACCGGACGCTTCCCCCGGCGTACGCCCATCCGCACGCCTCCGAGGAGGCGCGACGGATCGCCGAGGACGGACTGATCCTCAGGACCCAGGTCGGGTCGGGCGTCCACGGCACTGCGATCAGCGGTCAGGACGATCGCGACGAGATGGGCATCTGCCTCGAGCCGCAGTCGTTCGTGACCGGGCTGGCGCGCGTGCCGAGCGGCCTCGACGCGCGTGCGAGGCTGCGGTTCGAGCAGTACGAGCGGCACACCGTGTGGGACCAGCCCGGCGGGCTCGCCAACAGGTCCGACGCGGGGGACCTCGACGTGATCGTGTACGCGGCACGCAAGTGGTGCCGCCTCGCGGTCTCGGGGAACCCGACGGTCCTCCTGGTGCTCTTCGTCCCCGACGAGGAGGTCGTCTTCCGCGACGAGGCGGGCGCCGAGCTCGTCGCGAACGCGCACCGGTTCGTCTCCAGGCTGGCTGCTGGCCGCATCCTCGGATACCTCCGTGCACAGCGGGCAGCGATGACCGGCGGCGTCGGCACGCACACCAACCGGCCCGAGCTGGCGGCGCGTCACGGCTACTACACGAAGGTCGCGATGCACGCGCTCCGCCTCGGGCTTCAGGGCGTCGAGCTGATGACGGAGGGACGCCTCACCCTGCCTGTGCCGGACGAGGACGGCGCGTACCTCCGCGCGGTGCGACGGGGTGAGGTGGCGCAGGCGGACGTGCTCGACCGGATCGACCGCGCGGAGGCGCGGCTCGTCGCCCTCTCGACCCGGACGACGGTCCCTGCCGAGCCCGACCGCCGCTGGGTCGACGAGTGGCTCCACCGTAGCCATGTCGCGTACTGGGACCGCACGCGCTGA